The nucleotide window ATCGTTCATGCGCTCCAGCGCTTTCGCCGACTGCAGAATGCCGTCAAGCGAGAAATTGAGCTGCTTCCGGTAATGCGAGCTTATGAGGAGATAGCGTATCGCGCGCGCGTCGTATCCCTTTGCGATGAGGTCGCGGAGCGTGTAGAAATTCCCTTTGGACTTGGACATCTTCTCGCCGTCGACGATGAGATGCTCGTTGTGGAGCCAGTAGTGCACGAATTTCTTTCCCGTAGCGCATTCGGTCTGCGCTATCTCGTTCTCATGATGCGGGAATTTATTATCGATGCCGCCGGTGTGTATGTCGAAGGTATCGCCGAGATATTTCGTGCTCATCGCCGAGCATTCGATATGCCATCCGGGGCGCCCCTTGCCGAGCGGCGTCTCCCAGAACACATCGCCGTCCGCTTCGGCGTAGCCTTTCCAGAGCGCGAAATCGCTCACGTTCTCTTTCTCGTATTCGTCCGCGGCAACGCGCCCCGACGCGCCGGCCTTGAGCACATCGTGTTCGAGATTGGCGAGCCTTCCGTAGTTCGGGAACGATGACAGGCGGAAGTATATCGATCCGTCGGCGGCATACGTATGCCCGCGTTCGGTGAGACGCTGGATGATGGATATCATCTCCGGTATGTGGTCGGTCGCTGAAGGGTACACCGATGCCGGTTTGATGCGGAGCGCCGCAATGTCCTCGAAGAAGGCTTTCTTGTATTTCTCCGTGAACAATGTGAGCGGGAGTTTCTCCGCCCGCGCGCTGCGTATCGTCTTGTCGTCGATGTCGGTGAGGTTCATGATAAGCGTGACCTTGTATCCCGCGAGGAGAAGCGTGCGGTGGAGGAGATCGCTTACCATATACGCGCGGAAATTGCCGATATGCGCGAAGTTGTACACCGTCGGCCCGCAGGAATACATCTTCACTTCGCCCGGCGTTATCGGTGTGAATTCTTCATCACTACGCGAAAGAGAATTATGCAATTTTATCTTCATTACGCCTTCTTCGCCCTCCCCTTTAAAAAGGGGGAGGGTTGGGTGGGGGTTGTTACCGCTTTCATTTTCTCCGCATGAACCAGACAATGGCTCCCGCAATGGCAAAGAGGAGCGGTATGATTATCTGCACGAACACGATAAGGAAATTCGTCTGCCCCGAGGTGAGCGTAAGCCGTTTTTCTTCTTCCCCTTTGGGGCGAATGGATATCTTGTGCTCCATTTTCAGTAAATAGGATATCGTGTTGAGGAAGAGGTCCTTGTTCCCGGTGAACACATAGCCGTACTGATACTGTCCGGAGAGCGC belongs to Spirochaetota bacterium and includes:
- the cysS gene encoding cysteine--tRNA ligase, producing the protein MKIKLHNSLSRSDEEFTPITPGEVKMYSCGPTVYNFAHIGNFRAYMVSDLLHRTLLLAGYKVTLIMNLTDIDDKTIRSARAEKLPLTLFTEKYKKAFFEDIAALRIKPASVYPSATDHIPEMISIIQRLTERGHTYAADGSIYFRLSSFPNYGRLANLEHDVLKAGASGRVAADEYEKENVSDFALWKGYAEADGDVFWETPLGKGRPGWHIECSAMSTKYLGDTFDIHTGGIDNKFPHHENEIAQTECATGKKFVHYWLHNEHLIVDGEKMSKSKGNFYTLRDLIAKGYDARAIRYLLISSHYRKQLNFSLDGILQSAKALERMND